A window from Herbaspirillum sp. meg3 encodes these proteins:
- a CDS encoding L-rhamnose mutarotase, which translates to MRYCLALDLKDDAALIARYEDHHRKIWPEIAAHLRANGVTGMEIYRLGTRMMMVMETDDAVYDAAAMAQAMQDDPKVQEWEALMWQFQAPTPWTPQGEKWVPMTKIFDLGNQ; encoded by the coding sequence ATGCGTTACTGCCTCGCACTTGACCTGAAAGACGACGCGGCGCTGATCGCGCGTTACGAAGACCATCACCGCAAGATCTGGCCGGAGATTGCAGCACATCTGCGCGCCAACGGCGTGACCGGGATGGAAATCTACCGGCTCGGTACGCGCATGATGATGGTTATGGAAACCGATGACGCGGTCTACGACGCAGCAGCCATGGCGCAAGCCATGCAAGACGATCCCAAGGTGCAGGAGTGGGAAGCATTGATGTGGCAGTTTCAGGCGCCGACGCCATGGACGCCGCAAGGAGAAAAATGGGTGCCGATGACGAAGATCT
- a CDS encoding SDR family oxidoreductase, whose amino-acid sequence MDLHLKDKVVIVTGGASGIGGAISLQLAGEGAVPVVFGKSQPSDAFKEQLLKLQPKARFFLLDLMDEEKCRQAVADTVREFGRLDGLVNNAGINDNVGLDAGRAAFMQSLEKNLIHYYVMAHYCVPHLKATRGAIVNVSSKTAVTGQGNTSGYCASKGAQLSLTREWAAALANEGVRVNALIPAEVMTPLYEKWISSFDNPQEKLADITSKIPLGKRFTTSEEMADTAVFLLSDRAAHTTGQWVFVDGGYTHLDRALT is encoded by the coding sequence GTGGATCTACATTTAAAAGACAAGGTCGTGATCGTGACCGGTGGCGCCTCCGGCATTGGCGGCGCGATCTCGCTGCAACTGGCGGGAGAGGGCGCGGTTCCGGTCGTGTTCGGTAAAAGCCAACCCAGTGATGCGTTCAAAGAACAACTGCTGAAGTTGCAACCCAAGGCACGCTTCTTCCTGCTCGATCTGATGGATGAAGAAAAATGCAGGCAAGCCGTTGCCGATACCGTGCGTGAGTTCGGTCGTCTCGACGGCCTGGTCAACAATGCCGGTATCAACGACAACGTCGGTCTGGATGCCGGTCGTGCCGCCTTCATGCAGTCGCTGGAAAAAAATCTGATCCATTACTACGTCATGGCGCACTACTGCGTGCCGCACCTCAAGGCTACGCGCGGCGCCATCGTCAATGTCTCTTCCAAGACCGCCGTCACCGGTCAGGGCAATACCAGCGGCTATTGCGCATCGAAAGGCGCGCAACTTTCGCTCACGCGCGAATGGGCGGCAGCATTGGCCAATGAGGGCGTGCGCGTCAATGCCCTGATCCCGGCGGAAGTGATGACGCCGCTATACGAAAAATGGATTTCCAGTTTCGACAACCCCCAAGAGAAGCTTGCAGACATCACCAGCAAGATCCCTCTCGGCAAGCGCTTCACGACTTCCGAAGAAATGGCCGATACGGCTGTCTTCCTGTTGTCCGATCGCGCTGCGCACACCACCGGCCAATGGGTGTTCGTCGACGGCGGCTACACGCACCTCGACCGCGCGTTGACCTGA
- a CDS encoding L-fuconate dehydratase — translation MTKITSMRVLDVRFPTSTTLDGSDAMNPDPDYSAAYVILETDKPGLEGHGLTFTIGRGNEICCAAIQAMEHLVVGLDLDWVSEDMGRFWRTITSDSQLRWIGPDKGAIHLATGAVVNAVWDLWAKAEGKPLWKLVAEMSPEELVRCIDFRYITDCITPDEALTLLRAQARGKAERIRLLEQNGYPCYTTSAGWLGYDDAKLRRLCKEAIDGGFNHIKLKVGRDLADDKRRVTIAREVIGPDRHLMIDANQVWEVDQAIEWVNELAFAKPWFIEEPTSPDDVEGHRKIREGIGAVKVATGEMCQNRVLFKQFIMRGAIDVVQIDSCRLGGVNEILAVMLMAAKYKLPVCPHAGGVGLCEYVQHLSMIDYVCIAGTTEGRVTEYVDHLHEHFIDACVVKGAAYMPPTAPGFSITMKPESLEQYRFRG, via the coding sequence ATGACCAAGATCACCTCCATGCGCGTACTGGACGTACGTTTCCCGACCTCCACGACTCTCGACGGCTCCGACGCCATGAATCCGGATCCGGATTACTCCGCCGCTTACGTCATCCTCGAAACCGACAAGCCCGGCCTCGAAGGCCATGGCCTGACCTTCACCATTGGCCGCGGCAATGAAATCTGCTGCGCCGCCATCCAGGCCATGGAGCATCTGGTCGTCGGCCTCGACCTCGACTGGGTCAGTGAAGACATGGGGCGTTTCTGGCGCACCATCACCTCCGACAGCCAACTGCGCTGGATCGGCCCGGACAAGGGCGCCATCCACCTCGCCACCGGCGCGGTCGTCAATGCCGTCTGGGATCTGTGGGCCAAAGCAGAAGGCAAGCCGCTGTGGAAACTGGTCGCCGAGATGTCGCCGGAAGAACTCGTGCGCTGCATCGACTTCCGTTACATCACCGACTGCATCACACCGGACGAAGCGCTGACGCTGCTGCGCGCACAAGCGCGGGGCAAGGCCGAACGTATCCGTTTGCTGGAGCAAAACGGCTATCCTTGCTACACCACCTCCGCCGGCTGGCTCGGCTATGACGACGCCAAGCTGCGCCGTCTGTGCAAAGAAGCTATCGACGGTGGTTTCAATCACATCAAGCTGAAGGTCGGCCGCGATCTCGCCGACGATAAGCGCCGCGTCACCATCGCGCGCGAAGTCATCGGGCCGGATCGCCATCTGATGATCGACGCCAACCAGGTGTGGGAAGTCGACCAGGCGATTGAATGGGTCAATGAACTGGCTTTCGCCAAACCATGGTTCATCGAAGAGCCGACCAGCCCGGACGATGTCGAAGGACATCGCAAGATCCGCGAAGGCATCGGCGCAGTCAAAGTCGCCACCGGCGAGATGTGCCAGAACCGCGTGCTGTTCAAACAGTTCATCATGCGTGGCGCCATCGACGTGGTGCAGATCGATTCCTGCCGTCTCGGCGGCGTTAATGAAATCCTCGCAGTCATGCTGATGGCCGCCAAATACAAGCTGCCGGTCTGCCCGCACGCCGGCGGCGTCGGCCTGTGCGAATACGTGCAGCATCTGTCGATGATCGACTACGTCTGCATCGCGGGCACCACCGAAGGACGCGTGACCGAATACGTGGATCACCTGCACGAGCACTTTATTGATGCCTGTGTGGTCAAAGGGGCAGCGTACATGCCGCCGACCGCACCGGGATTCTCGATCACGATGAAACCCGAATCGCTGGAGCAGTATCGCTTTCGTGGTTAA
- a CDS encoding porin: protein MQTTTFTARKTHGHNTFKFTLKFTFIKPKITRTVASALFGVAGLAGLTAGSAHAQSSVTIYGRVDAGVDYQSNVATGNGNSGSLWRASGNQWGTSMIGFKGTEDLGGGLSAFFLLESGFDATKGSTNGSALFNRRSYVGLAGSAGSLKLGKNLFIDNDVWFLDPTGQQFIGTATLVRGRNWQGADNVIEYQTPTWGGFNATVQTSLGEQAGSLTKKRKDGISLVYANQTVELRAIYDVVRDANGRFVDVFDTSKELILGGTLTLDKLKLFAGYENLRAPDAAPTSSDKANHYWVGANYQVTPALTLIGSVFRVNVNKGGGNANLFMAGANYSLSKRTLLYVGAGTVRNSSNANFSVEATNNNPLAGQNQNGAYAGISHSF from the coding sequence ATGCAGACAACGACATTTACTGCTCGCAAAACCCATGGGCATAACACATTCAAATTCACACTCAAATTCACATTCATCAAACCGAAAATAACACGCACGGTCGCCAGCGCCCTGTTCGGCGTTGCCGGACTGGCTGGACTGACTGCCGGCAGTGCACATGCACAAAGCAGTGTCACCATTTACGGCCGGGTCGACGCCGGCGTCGACTATCAATCCAACGTCGCCACTGGTAACGGCAACAGTGGCAGCCTGTGGCGCGCTTCCGGTAATCAGTGGGGCACCAGCATGATCGGCTTCAAAGGTACCGAAGATCTTGGCGGCGGACTGAGCGCCTTCTTCCTGCTGGAATCCGGTTTCGATGCAACCAAGGGATCAACCAACGGCTCGGCGCTGTTCAATCGTCGCTCATATGTCGGTCTGGCCGGTAGCGCCGGTTCGCTCAAGCTCGGCAAGAATCTGTTCATCGACAACGACGTCTGGTTCCTCGATCCGACCGGTCAGCAGTTCATCGGCACCGCAACACTGGTGCGCGGCCGCAACTGGCAAGGCGCCGATAACGTCATCGAATACCAGACGCCGACCTGGGGCGGTTTCAACGCAACCGTGCAAACCAGCCTCGGCGAACAGGCCGGCTCGCTCACCAAGAAACGCAAGGACGGCATCTCGCTGGTGTATGCCAACCAGACCGTCGAACTGCGCGCGATCTATGACGTCGTGCGCGACGCCAACGGTCGCTTTGTCGATGTGTTCGATACCTCCAAAGAACTGATCCTGGGCGGCACGTTGACCCTCGACAAGCTGAAGCTGTTCGCCGGTTACGAAAATCTGCGCGCGCCGGATGCTGCACCGACATCGTCGGATAAGGCCAATCATTATTGGGTCGGTGCCAATTATCAGGTGACGCCGGCGCTGACACTGATCGGCTCGGTGTTCCGCGTGAACGTGAACAAGGGCGGCGGCAACGCCAATCTGTTCATGGCTGGGGCGAACTACTCGCTGTCGAAACGCACTTTGCTGTATGTGGGCGCGGGTACGGTACGTAATAGCAGCAACGCCAACTTCTCGGTGGAAGCGACGAATAACAATCCGTTAGCTGGTCAAAACCAGAACGGGGCCTACGCCGGCATCAGCCACTCCTTCTGA
- a CDS encoding IclR family transcriptional regulator: MPRTKKIVPDADLNVDSTEDISANDSATDAGKARYAAPALDKGLDILELLSKSEQMLTLNQISKQLGRSVNEIFRMVVTLEQRGYLIADNDQYRLSLKLFELAHYHQPIRSLVSTALPHMRELANRTMQSTHLTVYEAGRVIVVAQVDSPERWAFGLKVGALVSLTDTASGHVLLSFRDEAERGRMLAAHVRMDGEQEIDHAQLLRQIAETQERGYSRMESRQIRGVVNLSYPVLGANDRMLAALNIPYIERIDKKVNPSLDEVQGIVQEISSRLSKLMGSSSFGS, translated from the coding sequence ATGCCAAGAACCAAGAAAATCGTGCCCGACGCAGATCTGAATGTTGATTCTACGGAAGATATTTCCGCCAATGACAGCGCCACTGATGCTGGCAAGGCGCGCTATGCGGCGCCGGCGCTGGATAAGGGACTGGATATTCTGGAGCTGTTGAGCAAGTCGGAGCAGATGCTGACGCTCAATCAGATTTCCAAACAGTTGGGACGCAGCGTCAACGAGATCTTCCGCATGGTGGTGACGCTGGAACAGCGCGGCTACCTGATTGCCGATAACGATCAATATCGCTTGTCGCTGAAATTGTTTGAGCTGGCGCATTATCACCAGCCGATTCGTTCACTGGTGAGCACGGCGTTGCCGCATATGCGTGAGCTGGCAAACCGGACCATGCAATCGACGCACCTGACCGTCTATGAAGCGGGCCGCGTGATTGTGGTGGCGCAGGTCGACAGCCCCGAGCGCTGGGCTTTCGGGCTGAAGGTCGGCGCGCTGGTCAGCCTGACCGATACGGCGTCCGGCCACGTGCTGCTGTCGTTTCGCGATGAGGCCGAACGCGGCCGCATGCTGGCGGCACATGTCAGGATGGACGGCGAACAGGAAATCGATCATGCGCAGTTGTTGCGCCAGATCGCTGAAACCCAGGAACGCGGCTATTCGCGCATGGAAAGCCGCCAGATCCGGGGCGTGGTGAATTTGTCGTATCCGGTGCTGGGCGCCAACGACCGCATGCTGGCGGCGCTGAACATCCCTTATATCGAGCGGATCGACAAAAAAGTGAACCCCAGCCTCGATGAAGTTCAAGGCATTGTGCAAGAAATTTCCTCCCGTCTGTCCAAGTTGATGGGCAGCAGCAGCTTCGGGAGTTGA
- a CDS encoding efflux RND transporter periplasmic adaptor subunit — protein sequence MNLSFLKRRPVLIGLLILIIAVAFLVTRKRPPAAVIEKPAQVLEFLPSDVVMTTVEPLRQVLPMSGALRALNQVSVKAKVAGEVKEVLVRAGEAVQAGQVLIRIDTSEYQAKLEQARGSLVASRGQLDIATKTRDNNLALLDKGFISRNAFDNAASQFDIAKANVDTARGALDVAQKALNDTVIKAPITGMISSRTVEPGEKVSIDNKLLDVVDLSQMELEAPVPTADILKVKLGQEVQVTVEGLPQAVVGKVVRINPATQSGSRSIMVYVRIENPQGLLRAGMFADASLTLDKRDAVMTVPQTAIQTDGDKTYVYAIEDGKLIRRNVTLGMRGIDSRGNAVEISSGLQNGARIVKANLGNLNTGTPVRFSATGGAAVAPAAKTKE from the coding sequence ATGAATCTTTCCTTTTTAAAACGCCGCCCGGTCCTGATTGGACTATTGATCCTGATAATTGCCGTCGCTTTTCTGGTCACCAGGAAACGTCCGCCGGCTGCGGTGATTGAGAAGCCGGCCCAGGTTCTCGAATTTCTGCCGAGCGACGTCGTCATGACCACTGTGGAGCCATTGCGTCAGGTGCTGCCAATGTCGGGGGCCTTGCGCGCGCTGAATCAGGTATCGGTCAAGGCCAAGGTCGCCGGCGAAGTCAAAGAGGTGCTGGTGCGCGCCGGTGAAGCCGTCCAGGCCGGACAAGTACTGATCCGCATCGACACCAGCGAATATCAGGCGAAACTGGAACAGGCCAGAGGCTCGCTGGTCGCTTCACGCGGGCAGCTCGACATTGCTACCAAGACCCGCGACAACAACCTCGCGCTGCTCGACAAAGGCTTCATCTCGCGCAACGCCTTCGACAATGCCGCCAGCCAGTTCGACATCGCCAAAGCCAACGTCGACACGGCGCGCGGTGCACTCGACGTCGCGCAAAAAGCGCTCAACGACACCGTCATCAAGGCGCCGATTACCGGCATGATCAGCAGCCGCACCGTCGAGCCGGGTGAAAAGGTCTCCATCGACAACAAGTTGCTCGATGTCGTCGATCTGAGCCAGATGGAACTGGAAGCGCCGGTGCCGACCGCCGACATCCTGAAAGTCAAACTGGGCCAGGAAGTACAGGTGACCGTCGAAGGTCTGCCACAAGCCGTCGTCGGCAAGGTCGTCCGCATCAATCCGGCGACACAATCGGGATCGCGCTCGATCATGGTGTACGTACGCATTGAAAATCCTCAAGGCTTGCTGCGCGCCGGCATGTTCGCCGATGCCAGCCTGACGCTGGATAAGCGCGACGCCGTGATGACCGTGCCGCAAACGGCGATCCAGACGGACGGCGACAAGACCTACGTCTACGCCATTGAAGACGGCAAGCTGATCCGGCGCAACGTGACGCTGGGCATGCGCGGCATCGACAGCCGCGGCAATGCCGTCGAAATCAGCAGCGGCCTGCAAAACGGCGCACGCATCGTCAAGGCCAATCTGGGCAATCTGAATACGGGCACACCAGTACGTTTCTCGGCAACCGGCGGTGCTGCCGTTGCACCTGCCGCCAAGACGAAGGAATAA
- a CDS encoding efflux RND transporter permease subunit, with amino-acid sequence MWFTRISIGNPVLATMMMMAFVVLGLFSYQRLRVDQFPDITFPVVVVQTTYPGASPENVESDVTRKIEETVNTINGINSLTSHSYEGLSVVIVEFDLTVDPAQGAQDVREKVALVQAAFRKEVDQPRITRFDPADQPIFSISVTNDPNAANAKPRTLRELTTISDQIIKKRLENVRGVGSVTLVGGVKRQVNIYVKPNEMEALGIGVDQVINAVKNENQELPTGAIRMADAEKVVQVQGRVKNPEDFKRIIVARRGGQPVTLNQIATVVDGQEEQETLALYNGQRTLALDILKAQGQNTIDVADGLKQAIKDMEPNLQKLYPGVRLQIIKDSSRQIRTGVENVRRTLIEGALLTVLIVFLFLNSWRSTVITGLTLPVALIGTFLFMYMFGFTINMITLMALSLCVGLLIDDAIVVRENIVRHAGMKVHGKFKTHKMAALEGTAEIGLAVLATTFSIVAVFLPVGFMGGIIGRFFHQFGVTVTAAVLISMFVSFTLDPMLSSIWPDPDVHGEKYKSGWYARTIGRVLNQFDRLVQWLSATYQRLLKWSLRHRVLTLVLALVTFIAGFALPATGLIGSEFVPQADYSESGVTFYTPVGSSLELTESKVHQVEAVLRQFPEVVDTYSTVNTGNSQGKNYATVFIRLKPRNQRQLSTSQLAPQLRDRLTQIAGIAVTHIGTLDGVGGDNKQVRFSLLGPDLDQLARLSDEVQRKLLAIRGVVDLDSSLKAQKPTISIEPKRDIGSDLGIGVAEIGNALRPLLAGEAASSWRAPDDENYDVNVRLSPTDRNTVDDLSRLMLASTQTNSDGTPRMVPLRQVAEIKNTVGANQINRRDLNREVELSANAAGRSAGQVNADIKTMLDQMNWPPGYRYQIGGSTKSMNESFGYAVGALALAIVFIYMILASQFASFLQPIAIMSSLPLTLIGVFLALMFFRSTLNMFSIIGFIMLMGLVTKNAILLVDFTNQARKEGMERSAALLEAAHVRLRPILMTTLAMVFGMVPLAFGIAEGSEQRAPMGQAVIGGIITSSVLTLVVVPVAYTYLDDLGAWVKRKWFGHAEEHATGEDTGNDKEEGRTS; translated from the coding sequence ATGTGGTTCACCCGTATCAGTATCGGTAACCCGGTGCTCGCCACGATGATGATGATGGCGTTTGTGGTGCTCGGCTTGTTCTCGTATCAGCGCCTGCGCGTCGACCAATTCCCTGATATCACCTTCCCGGTGGTGGTGGTGCAGACCACGTATCCTGGTGCGTCGCCTGAGAACGTCGAGTCCGACGTCACGCGCAAGATTGAAGAAACCGTCAACACCATCAACGGTATCAACAGCCTCACATCGCACTCCTACGAAGGCTTGTCGGTGGTGATTGTCGAGTTCGATCTTACGGTCGATCCGGCACAGGGCGCGCAGGATGTGCGCGAAAAAGTGGCGCTGGTGCAAGCAGCCTTCCGCAAGGAAGTCGACCAGCCGCGCATCACGCGTTTTGACCCGGCCGATCAACCGATCTTTTCGATCTCGGTCACCAATGATCCCAACGCAGCCAATGCCAAACCACGCACGCTGCGCGAACTGACCACGATCTCCGACCAGATCATCAAGAAGCGCCTGGAAAATGTCCGCGGCGTGGGCTCGGTGACGCTGGTCGGTGGTGTCAAGCGGCAGGTCAATATCTACGTCAAACCCAACGAGATGGAAGCGCTGGGCATCGGCGTCGACCAGGTCATCAACGCCGTCAAGAACGAAAACCAGGAACTGCCGACCGGCGCCATTCGCATGGCGGATGCCGAGAAAGTCGTGCAGGTGCAAGGCCGCGTCAAAAATCCGGAAGACTTCAAACGTATCATCGTGGCGCGCCGCGGTGGCCAGCCAGTGACGCTGAATCAGATCGCGACCGTCGTCGACGGCCAGGAAGAACAAGAAACGCTGGCGCTCTACAACGGCCAGCGCACACTCGCGCTGGACATCCTCAAGGCGCAGGGCCAGAACACCATCGACGTCGCCGACGGCCTCAAGCAAGCCATCAAGGACATGGAGCCGAACCTGCAAAAGCTCTATCCCGGCGTGCGCCTGCAAATCATCAAGGACAGCTCGCGCCAGATCCGCACCGGCGTCGAGAACGTGCGCCGCACACTGATTGAAGGCGCACTGCTGACGGTGCTGATCGTGTTTCTGTTCCTCAATTCGTGGCGCTCGACGGTGATCACCGGGCTGACATTGCCGGTGGCGCTGATCGGCACCTTTCTGTTCATGTACATGTTCGGCTTCACGATCAACATGATCACGCTGATGGCGCTGTCGTTGTGCGTGGGTCTGCTGATTGACGATGCGATCGTGGTGCGCGAAAACATCGTGCGCCATGCAGGCATGAAGGTGCACGGCAAGTTCAAGACACACAAGATGGCGGCGCTGGAAGGCACGGCGGAAATCGGCCTGGCGGTGCTGGCGACGACCTTCTCGATCGTCGCGGTGTTTCTGCCGGTGGGTTTCATGGGCGGCATTATCGGCCGCTTTTTCCATCAGTTCGGCGTGACGGTAACGGCGGCGGTGCTGATCTCGATGTTCGTGTCGTTCACACTCGATCCGATGCTGTCGTCGATCTGGCCGGATCCCGATGTGCATGGCGAGAAATATAAAAGCGGATGGTACGCGCGCACCATCGGCCGTGTACTGAATCAGTTCGACCGCTTGGTGCAGTGGTTGTCGGCGACATATCAGCGCCTGTTGAAATGGTCGTTGCGGCACCGCGTGCTGACACTGGTGCTGGCGTTGGTGACATTCATTGCGGGTTTTGCCTTACCGGCGACCGGACTGATCGGTTCCGAGTTCGTGCCGCAGGCGGACTATTCGGAGTCGGGCGTCACCTTTTACACGCCGGTCGGCTCCTCGCTGGAACTGACCGAAAGCAAGGTGCATCAGGTGGAAGCCGTGCTGCGCCAGTTCCCCGAAGTGGTGGATACCTACAGTACGGTCAACACCGGCAACTCGCAGGGCAAGAACTACGCGACCGTGTTCATCCGTCTCAAGCCGCGCAACCAGCGCCAGCTCAGTACCTCGCAGCTGGCGCCGCAATTGCGCGACCGCCTGACGCAGATCGCCGGCATCGCGGTGACGCACATCGGCACGCTGGATGGTGTCGGCGGCGATAACAAGCAGGTGCGCTTCAGCTTGCTGGGGCCGGACCTGGATCAACTGGCGCGCCTGTCGGATGAGGTGCAGAGAAAACTGCTCGCTATCCGCGGCGTGGTGGACCTGGACTCCAGCCTGAAGGCGCAAAAACCGACGATTTCCATCGAACCCAAACGCGATATCGGCTCGGATCTCGGCATCGGTGTGGCGGAGATCGGCAATGCATTGCGTCCGCTGCTGGCCGGTGAAGCCGCCAGCAGCTGGCGCGCGCCCGACGATGAAAACTACGACGTCAACGTGCGACTGTCGCCGACCGATCGCAATACCGTCGATGACCTGTCGCGCCTGATGCTGGCCAGCACCCAGACCAATTCGGACGGCACGCCGCGCATGGTGCCGCTGCGCCAGGTGGCGGAAATCAAAAACACCGTCGGCGCCAACCAGATCAACCGGCGCGACCTGAACCGCGAAGTGGAGTTGTCGGCCAACGCCGCCGGCCGTTCTGCCGGGCAGGTCAACGCCGACATCAAGACCATGCTGGATCAGATGAACTGGCCGCCCGGCTACCGCTATCAAATCGGCGGCTCGACCAAGAGCATGAACGAATCCTTCGGCTACGCGGTGGGCGCGCTGGCGCTGGCGATCGTGTTCATTTACATGATTCTGGCGTCGCAGTTCGCCAGCTTCCTGCAACCGATCGCGATCATGTCGTCGCTGCCGCTGACGCTGATCGGCGTGTTCCTGGCGCTGATGTTCTTCCGGTCGACATTGAACATGTTCTCGATCATCGGCTTCATCATGCTGATGGGGCTGGTGACGAAGAACGCGATTTTGCTCGTAGACTTCACCAATCAGGCGCGCAAGGAAGGCATGGAGCGCAGCGCGGCCTTGCTGGAAGCCGCACACGTGCGCCTGCGCCCGATCCTGATGACCACGCTGGCGATGGTGTTCGGCATGGTGCCGCTGGCTTTCGGCATCGCCGAAGGTTCAGAGCAACGCGCCCCGATGGGCCAGGCCGTGATCGGCGGCATCATCACTTCGTCGGTCCTGACGCTGGTGGTGGTGCCGGTGGCCTATACCTATCTCGATGATCTGGGCGCCTGGGTCAAGCGCAAGTGGTTCGGCCATGCAGAAGAGCATGCTACCGGAGAGGACACCGGGAACGACAAAGAAGAGGGCCGCACATCCTGA
- a CDS encoding protein-L-isoaspartate O-methyltransferase, whose translation MNIEQARFNMIEQQIRPWNVLAQDVLDLLTVVKREEFVPAAYRSLAFFDTEIPLPGGENMLAPKVEARILQEANVKKHEQVLEIGAGSGYMAALLAYKARHVTTVEIDPDLKTLAEKNLSAYGVTNVSVELGNGAQGWQGEYDVIVISGALPFLPDAFLKQVKVGGRILAIIGEAPVMSLQVITRTSDQVYDTVTVFELMAKPLHSATEHSHFTF comes from the coding sequence ATGAATATCGAACAAGCCCGTTTCAATATGATCGAACAGCAAATCCGCCCTTGGAATGTGCTGGCGCAAGATGTGCTGGACCTGCTGACCGTGGTCAAGCGCGAGGAATTTGTTCCTGCCGCTTATCGCAGTCTGGCGTTTTTCGATACCGAAATTCCTCTGCCGGGCGGCGAAAACATGCTGGCGCCAAAGGTCGAAGCTCGCATCCTGCAGGAAGCCAACGTCAAGAAACACGAACAAGTTCTGGAAATCGGCGCCGGCTCGGGTTACATGGCTGCGTTGCTGGCCTACAAGGCTCGCCACGTGACCACCGTTGAAATCGATCCCGACCTGAAGACATTGGCTGAAAAAAACCTGTCCGCTTACGGCGTAACCAACGTCAGCGTCGAACTGGGCAATGGTGCACAAGGCTGGCAAGGCGAATACGACGTGATCGTCATCTCCGGTGCGCTGCCTTTCCTGCCGGACGCTTTCCTGAAGCAGGTCAAGGTCGGCGGCCGCATCCTGGCTATCATCGGCGAAGCGCCTGTGATGTCGCTGCAAGTGATCACCCGCACATCGGATCAGGTCTACGATACGGTTACCGTGTTTGAACTGATGGCCAAGCCCCTGCATTCGGCCACCGAACATTCCCACTTCACTTTCTAG
- a CDS encoding rhodanese-like domain-containing protein yields the protein MEHITAPELAAWIADPDRPTPLLLDVREPWEFETCNIEAAKLIPMNTIPSRFSELEEEQPVVCICHHGARSMQVAAFLERQGFSKVTNLTGGIHAWAQQVDTTMPTY from the coding sequence ATGGAGCACATCACCGCACCGGAACTGGCCGCCTGGATCGCCGACCCGGATCGCCCGACGCCTTTGCTGCTGGATGTGCGCGAGCCTTGGGAATTCGAAACCTGCAACATCGAAGCAGCCAAGCTGATTCCGATGAACACGATTCCCAGCCGCTTTTCCGAACTGGAAGAAGAACAGCCCGTGGTGTGCATCTGCCACCACGGCGCACGCAGCATGCAAGTTGCCGCCTTTCTCGAACGCCAGGGTTTTTCCAAGGTGACCAATCTGACCGGCGGCATTCACGCCTGGGCTCAGCAAGTGGACACCACCATGCCGACCTATTGA